Proteins co-encoded in one Methylomonas albis genomic window:
- a CDS encoding DUF934 domain-containing protein, protein MQIIKDRQLVDNTWTFIADDSPLPENGDITVTLARWLADKEQLLKRPGKTGVRINPSEQIELLAGDLAKVGVIELNFPIFGDGRLFSQARLLRSRDGYLGEIRAVGDYLPDQVFYLARVGVNAFEFADPNHIQEALAAMNNFSVRYQASTN, encoded by the coding sequence ATGCAAATCATTAAAGATAGACAGTTGGTAGACAATACTTGGACTTTTATTGCCGACGACAGTCCGCTACCGGAAAACGGCGATATTACAGTCACATTGGCACGCTGGCTGGCAGACAAAGAACAATTACTCAAACGCCCTGGTAAAACTGGCGTACGCATAAACCCCAGCGAGCAAATTGAACTTCTCGCCGGCGACCTGGCAAAAGTTGGCGTAATAGAGCTTAATTTTCCGATATTCGGCGATGGCAGACTTTTTTCGCAAGCACGTTTGCTACGTAGCCGCGACGGTTATCTAGGAGAAATCAGAGCTGTTGGCGATTATCTGCCCGACCAAGTATTTTATTTGGCACGAGTAGGCGTTAATGCGTTTGAGTTTGCCGACCCAAACCATATCCAAGAAGCACTCGCAGCCATGAACAATTTTTCGGTACGCTATCAGGCATCGACAAACTGA
- the mraZ gene encoding division/cell wall cluster transcriptional repressor MraZ has translation MFRGISAISLDAKGRIAIPTRYREELQESCDRQMVVTVAVDDKCVGEQGCLWLYPLPEWEKLEQTISKLPTLNKMAGKLRRFVIGNASECEMDSQGRLLLPEPLREFAGMEKHIMLVGQLNKFEIWNEAAWKAKEREWMDGNDTEGLEELGSLSF, from the coding sequence TTGTTTCGAGGCATAAGTGCAATCAGTTTGGATGCGAAAGGGCGCATTGCGATTCCTACCCGTTATCGGGAGGAGTTACAGGAATCCTGCGACCGCCAAATGGTTGTGACTGTTGCTGTTGACGACAAGTGCGTCGGCGAGCAGGGGTGCCTTTGGTTATATCCATTACCAGAATGGGAAAAGCTCGAACAGACCATCAGTAAATTGCCCACTTTAAACAAAATGGCCGGCAAACTGCGGCGTTTTGTGATCGGCAACGCCTCGGAATGCGAAATGGACAGCCAGGGTCGTCTGCTGTTACCGGAGCCTCTCAGAGAATTTGCCGGCATGGAAAAACACATCATGCTGGTGGGACAACTGAATAAATTTGAAATATGGAACGAAGCCGCCTGGAAGGCCAAGGAACGGGAATGGATGGACGGTAACGACACCGAGGGCCTTGAGGAACTTGGCTCGCTGTCGTTTTGA
- a CDS encoding ArsR/SmtB family transcription factor, with product MEDKNDTILYDDTDINRAARCLKAMSHPLRLKILCVLGNNSISVQDIVEQVGTSQSNISQHLAILRDKGILDYKKEANRVYYFIDDERVIHLIQMMRSVFCGT from the coding sequence ATGGAAGACAAAAACGATACCATCCTTTACGACGACACCGATATTAATCGGGCCGCGCGCTGTTTGAAAGCGATGTCCCATCCACTGCGCCTAAAAATCCTGTGCGTGCTCGGTAATAACTCGATCAGCGTGCAAGACATCGTTGAGCAAGTTGGCACGAGTCAAAGCAATATTTCCCAGCATCTGGCGATACTGCGAGATAAAGGGATTCTTGACTACAAAAAAGAAGCCAATAGGGTTTACTACTTCATCGACGACGAACGCGTAATACATCTGATCCAAATGATGCGCAGCGTTTTTTGCGGCACTTAA
- a CDS encoding UDP-N-acetylmuramoyl-L-alanyl-D-glutamate--2,6-diaminopimelate ligase, translating to MKLAELLDGLTINPADLEISGLCLDSRNIQIGDAFIALNGAVQHGIAHAKQAVANGAIAVIYDPSGADMQTVSALKIPSLAIADLAQKLGEIAARFYGNPSEILDVIGVTGTNGKTTCSQLIAQALPACGVIGTMGWGDVGSLQPTANTTPDALAVQQMLSEFVKQNKRNATMEVSSHGLHQGRVNGVRFKGAVFTNLSRDHLDYHGSMAEYLQAKLTLFKTPGLQFAVVNLDDASSAEVLQNLPDSVQCWTYSTNGMRGTAKEAVSAEQVKHSATGIEFDVIWREQRRRAKTSLVGSFNLDNVLAVLCVLLASGSEFDAVIAQLAKLNAIAGRMEKFGGNGKPTVLVDYAHSPDALEKVLKAVKAANRLRVVFGCGGDRDKGKRPEMGRIAETWADQVIVTDDNPRSEAPTTIIKDILSGCQSQKITVINDRATAINTVIRQADPEDCVVIAGKGHENYQEINGVKQPFSDRRVVEQALAAWSKP from the coding sequence ATGAAACTGGCCGAATTGCTGGACGGACTGACAATAAATCCAGCGGATTTGGAGATTAGCGGCTTGTGCTTGGACAGTCGAAACATCCAAATCGGCGACGCGTTTATTGCGTTGAACGGGGCAGTCCAGCATGGGATTGCTCATGCAAAACAGGCAGTTGCCAACGGTGCAATAGCAGTAATATACGATCCAAGCGGCGCGGATATGCAGACGGTTAGCGCCTTGAAAATACCAAGCCTGGCAATTGCTGATTTGGCGCAAAAACTGGGCGAAATCGCCGCAAGATTTTACGGCAATCCATCGGAAATTTTGGATGTGATTGGTGTGACAGGCACCAATGGCAAGACCACCTGTAGCCAGTTAATCGCGCAGGCTTTGCCGGCTTGCGGCGTGATAGGCACCATGGGCTGGGGTGATGTTGGCAGCTTGCAGCCGACCGCAAACACCACGCCGGACGCGTTGGCCGTGCAGCAGATGCTGAGCGAATTTGTAAAACAGAATAAGCGTAACGCGACCATGGAAGTGTCCTCGCACGGATTGCATCAAGGCCGAGTTAACGGGGTGCGCTTCAAAGGCGCGGTCTTCACTAATTTGAGTCGCGACCATTTGGATTATCACGGCAGCATGGCGGAATACCTGCAAGCCAAACTGACGTTATTTAAAACGCCGGGCCTGCAATTCGCGGTGGTCAATCTGGACGATGCCAGCAGCGCCGAGGTATTGCAGAATCTGCCGGACTCAGTGCAGTGCTGGACCTACAGCACGAATGGAATGCGCGGGACTGCTAAGGAAGCCGTAAGCGCCGAACAGGTAAAACACAGCGCCACCGGCATCGAATTCGACGTGATATGGCGTGAGCAAAGACGCAGGGCAAAGACTTCGCTGGTCGGCAGCTTTAATCTTGATAACGTGCTAGCCGTGCTTTGCGTACTACTGGCAAGCGGCAGCGAATTCGACGCGGTGATCGCGCAATTGGCCAAATTAAACGCTATTGCCGGCCGCATGGAAAAATTCGGTGGCAACGGCAAACCCACGGTATTGGTGGACTATGCACATAGCCCGGACGCACTGGAAAAAGTGCTGAAAGCAGTGAAGGCCGCGAACCGACTGCGAGTCGTATTTGGCTGCGGCGGCGACCGCGACAAGGGCAAGCGCCCGGAAATGGGCCGGATTGCCGAAACCTGGGCGGATCAAGTCATCGTCACCGACGACAATCCGCGCAGCGAAGCACCTACAACGATTATTAAAGACATTTTGAGCGGCTGCCAAAGCCAAAAAATAACGGTAATTAACGATAGAGCCACGGCCATAAACACAGTGATACGACAAGCAGACCCAGAGGATTGCGTGGTGATAGCCGGCAAGGGCCACGAAAACTACCAAGAGATCAACGGTGTAAAACAGCCGTTCAGCGATCGACGCGTGGTCGAACAGGCACTAGCTGCGTGGAGCAAACCATGA
- a CDS encoding peptidoglycan D,D-transpeptidase FtsI family protein has product MRIATGAGTIPRQNTDFVIRRRLLLSVMLLAMLALVGRAVYLQILDKDFLQDKGDMQHVGVVSVSAYRGQIKDRNGEPLAISTPVQSIWVNPRQLRDAEQDKLAPMAKILGFPEKELRSLLKKEKDANKRFVYLRRQINPDIAEKVKALEITGVYFEREFKRYYPAGAVSGHLLGFTNIDDIGQEGIEHGYEHILRGQPGKKRVIKDGKGQIIKDVENIEEAIPGRDLVLTIDERLQYLAYRELQNAMIQNKAHSASLVVLDAKNGDVLATVSQPAFNPNNRRELSSNRYRNRAMVDSFEPGSTVKPFVVAAALDGGYIKPNVMIETHGVYHLGRNVVKDVHNYGTMDLTHVLQKSSNIGVTQIAMTMPPEYFWGVYSRLGFGTSAGVGFPGEASGSLLDYQGWHEFDQAILSFGYGVSTSILQLARAYTALADDGIIHSVALLKRDEDPDAQRIFKPETARKVREMLEHVIGKEGTAYQARVEGYRVAGKTGTVKKAGAGGYSEDKYLSVFVGMAPASNPRFIIAIVVDEPTTGQYYGGLVAAPAFSKVMAGALRVYGVEPDGMDNMHLLLSKQ; this is encoded by the coding sequence ATGCGAATTGCCACCGGCGCGGGCACGATACCGCGCCAAAATACAGATTTTGTGATCCGGCGCAGATTGCTGCTTTCGGTGATGCTGCTGGCCATGCTGGCCTTGGTGGGCCGCGCGGTGTACCTGCAAATTCTCGACAAAGATTTCCTGCAAGACAAAGGCGATATGCAACATGTCGGCGTAGTGTCGGTATCAGCATATCGTGGGCAGATTAAAGATAGGAATGGCGAACCCTTGGCGATCAGTACCCCGGTGCAATCGATTTGGGTCAATCCTCGCCAACTGCGAGATGCGGAACAGGACAAATTGGCGCCGATGGCGAAAATCCTCGGCTTTCCGGAAAAGGAGCTCCGCTCGCTGTTAAAAAAGGAAAAAGACGCCAACAAGCGTTTCGTGTATTTGCGCAGACAGATCAACCCGGATATAGCCGAAAAGGTTAAAGCCCTGGAAATTACCGGCGTGTACTTCGAACGGGAGTTTAAGCGTTACTACCCGGCCGGCGCGGTATCGGGCCATTTACTTGGCTTCACCAACATAGACGACATCGGCCAGGAAGGCATCGAACACGGCTACGAACATATTCTGCGCGGCCAGCCCGGCAAAAAGCGCGTCATCAAGGACGGCAAGGGCCAAATCATCAAGGACGTAGAAAATATTGAAGAAGCCATACCGGGTCGCGATCTGGTGTTGACTATCGACGAACGCCTGCAATACCTGGCTTACCGGGAATTGCAGAATGCGATGATCCAAAACAAAGCGCATTCGGCATCCCTAGTGGTGTTGGATGCCAAAAACGGCGATGTATTAGCGACTGTCAGCCAGCCGGCTTTCAATCCCAACAACCGTAGAGAATTGAGCAGCAACCGCTATCGCAACCGGGCCATGGTGGACAGTTTCGAACCCGGTTCGACGGTTAAACCCTTCGTGGTGGCTGCGGCGCTGGATGGTGGCTATATAAAGCCCAACGTAATGATAGAAACCCATGGCGTCTATCATCTGGGCCGCAACGTGGTTAAAGACGTACATAACTATGGCACGATGGATTTAACGCACGTGCTGCAAAAATCCAGCAATATCGGGGTCACGCAAATCGCGATGACCATGCCGCCGGAATATTTTTGGGGCGTATACAGCAGACTGGGGTTCGGCACCTCCGCCGGCGTGGGTTTTCCGGGAGAAGCTAGTGGCTCCTTACTGGACTACCAAGGCTGGCACGAATTTGACCAGGCGATTTTATCGTTCGGTTACGGGGTTTCCACCTCGATTTTACAATTAGCCAGAGCCTATACCGCTTTGGCAGACGACGGCATCATTCATTCCGTCGCCTTATTAAAGCGCGATGAAGATCCCGACGCACAACGGATTTTTAAACCCGAGACGGCAAGAAAGGTCCGGGAAATGCTGGAACACGTCATCGGTAAGGAAGGCACGGCATACCAGGCCAGAGTCGAAGGTTACCGGGTAGCCGGTAAAACCGGTACGGTGAAAAAGGCTGGAGCAGGCGGTTACAGCGAAGACAAATATTTATCGGTGTTCGTAGGCATGGCCCCGGCCAGTAATCCGCGCTTCATTATTGCGATTGTGGTGGACGAGCCCACCACCGGCCAATATTACGGCGGCTTGGTAGCGGCACCGGCATTCTCGAAAGTGATGGCGGGTGCATTGCGCGTTTACGGCGTTGAGCCGGACGGCATGGACAACATGCATCTATTGTTGAGCAAACAATGA
- the secB gene encoding protein-export chaperone SecB — MAEIDASSEKQFAIQKIYTKDISFETPNAPKIFTQKWEPALDLNLGTHVQPIENSMYEVSLTLTVTVKIADNTAYLVEVNQSGIFSIAGFTEQEMGPMLGSFCPNVLFPYAREVISDLVNKGGFPQLILAPVNFDALYMQHLQQAQAQQEPDAKTLN, encoded by the coding sequence ATGGCCGAAATCGACGCATCCAGCGAAAAACAGTTCGCTATTCAAAAGATCTATACCAAAGACATTTCTTTTGAAACACCCAACGCTCCAAAGATATTCACCCAAAAATGGGAGCCCGCGCTGGATCTTAATCTCGGCACGCACGTTCAACCCATCGAAAACTCGATGTACGAAGTGTCCCTGACATTAACGGTCACCGTAAAGATTGCCGATAACACGGCATATCTGGTCGAAGTAAACCAATCCGGTATTTTTTCGATTGCCGGTTTCACCGAACAAGAGATGGGACCCATGCTAGGCAGCTTTTGCCCAAACGTCCTGTTCCCCTATGCGAGAGAAGTAATTTCCGACCTTGTCAACAAAGGCGGCTTTCCGCAATTAATCTTGGCACCGGTCAATTTCGACGCGTTGTATATGCAGCACCTGCAACAAGCCCAAGCCCAACAGGAACCAGACGCAAAAACGCTAAATTAA
- the rsmH gene encoding 16S rRNA (cytosine(1402)-N(4))-methyltransferase RsmH translates to MTTHQTVLYEEALQQLNIKPDGIYLDCTFGRGGHSRGILKLLNDSGRLLALDRDMDAISSDEAKHLMIDSRFSLHHASFAELSTAIEQHGYTGKVDGILMDLGVSSPQLDNAERGFSFLRDGPLDMRMDSNHGLSAEVYLAGVDEKELVRVLFEYGEERFARRIANAVVTQRQQQPLQTTLQLAKLIENSVPFRDKHKHPATRSFQAIRIEINQELEQIKTGLKQAVDVLAPDGRLVVIAFHSLEDRIVKRFIRDQSGPKTNPGKLPIKEQDIEQGQLRKIGKSIRAQQQELQQNPRARSAVMRVGEKR, encoded by the coding sequence ATGACCACCCATCAAACGGTTTTGTATGAAGAAGCTTTACAGCAACTTAACATAAAACCCGACGGCATTTACCTGGACTGCACTTTCGGGCGCGGCGGACATAGCCGCGGCATCCTAAAGTTACTGAATGATTCCGGCAGATTGTTGGCACTTGACAGAGACATGGACGCCATTTCTAGTGACGAAGCCAAGCATCTAATGATCGACAGCCGCTTTAGTTTGCATCACGCCAGCTTTGCGGAGCTGAGTACCGCTATCGAACAGCACGGTTATACCGGCAAAGTTGACGGCATACTGATGGATTTGGGCGTATCGTCCCCGCAGCTTGACAATGCGGAACGCGGTTTCAGTTTTTTGCGCGACGGCCCTTTGGACATGCGCATGGACAGCAATCATGGCCTGTCGGCTGAAGTCTATTTAGCCGGAGTCGACGAAAAAGAATTGGTTCGCGTGCTGTTTGAATACGGCGAAGAGCGCTTTGCCAGAAGAATTGCCAATGCTGTTGTCACCCAACGCCAACAGCAACCGCTGCAGACCACTTTGCAATTGGCAAAATTGATCGAAAACAGTGTGCCGTTTCGCGATAAGCACAAACATCCTGCAACCCGCAGCTTCCAGGCGATCAGGATAGAGATTAACCAAGAACTCGAACAGATTAAAACCGGATTGAAACAAGCCGTGGACGTATTGGCACCGGATGGGCGTTTAGTCGTGATCGCCTTCCACTCTTTGGAAGATCGCATCGTCAAACGCTTCATTCGTGACCAATCCGGCCCAAAAACCAATCCGGGCAAGCTGCCGATTAAAGAGCAAGACATCGAACAAGGCCAGTTACGCAAAATAGGAAAGTCGATACGGGCACAACAACAGGAGTTGCAACAGAATCCACGCGCACGTAGCGCGGTGATGCGAGTTGGGGAGAAGCGCTGA
- the ftsL gene encoding cell division protein FtsL produces MAIARNILLTLLVAMLMVSGIAVIYSKYQSRLLFIDIQKKEKELDDYEVEWGRLQLELTTLTEENRVEIEARTRLMLTLPAQDKIIYIKP; encoded by the coding sequence ATGGCGATTGCGAGAAATATCCTGCTGACATTACTGGTGGCGATGCTGATGGTCTCGGGAATCGCCGTGATTTACAGTAAATACCAATCGCGTCTGCTATTCATAGACATTCAGAAAAAAGAAAAAGAACTCGACGATTACGAAGTGGAATGGGGTCGGCTACAACTCGAATTGACTACGCTGACCGAAGAAAACAGGGTTGAAATCGAAGCAAGAACACGGCTGATGCTGACTTTGCCAGCCCAAGACAAAATTATCTATATAAAGCCGTAA
- a CDS encoding rhodanese-like domain-containing protein, producing MDQYIEFATNHYLLAFSLVCVIFLLIQDLFANSFNKYESISPLIAVTKMNSDDVVVLDVRETNEFIKSHIENAINIPLSKVEEQIGSLEKHKTHPVIVTCQTGARSVAACKTLTKSGFENVFNMTGGMQSWEDNKLPIKVSSKN from the coding sequence ATGGACCAATACATAGAATTTGCCACCAATCACTATTTGCTAGCATTCTCGCTGGTATGCGTTATCTTCCTGCTAATCCAGGACTTGTTCGCGAACTCATTTAATAAGTACGAAAGCATTTCTCCATTGATCGCCGTAACCAAAATGAACAGCGACGATGTCGTGGTGCTCGACGTCAGAGAAACCAACGAATTCATCAAAAGCCATATCGAGAATGCAATCAACATCCCGTTAAGCAAAGTGGAAGAACAAATTGGCTCGCTGGAAAAACACAAAACCCATCCGGTGATCGTTACCTGTCAGACCGGCGCCCGCTCGGTAGCCGCATGTAAAACGCTTACCAAAAGCGGATTTGAGAACGTATTTAATATGACTGGCGGCATGCAATCCTGGGAAGATAACAAACTCCCCATCAAAGTCAGCAGTAAAAACTAA
- a CDS encoding murein hydrolase activator EnvC family protein, with the protein MQSQIQQVGDDVKSLAVEKSRLLEQLQKLERQYGELANGLRAIKAEIKQQEQALQDVRNKSVATQKDMRSQEKELEGLIKAIYAMGGDKEGLKVILNQHNPAVSSRMLVYYDYVSKARLQKLEAMAEDFKVLRQLEAQKDTETQLLQVSLEKKQQETEVMQTLRKQREVLLASIEQDYASKSVQMAGLMHDEKKLQALVASLQKTDDNEAHEPTVEPELVLEKHEKPAEQPEPPKKTEVNLVREPAGLSFAELQGKLPWPVQGAITDRFGSRRYETTWDGVVISAREGADIHAVTAGRVVYADWLRGYGLMIIVDHGKGYMSLYAFNQSLHKNVGEHVRAGETLASVGRSGGRADAALYFGIRKKGRPINPEQWCRKPAKG; encoded by the coding sequence GTGCAATCGCAAATTCAGCAAGTGGGCGATGATGTTAAAAGTCTGGCAGTTGAAAAATCTCGATTGTTAGAGCAGTTGCAAAAGTTGGAGCGACAATACGGAGAGCTTGCGAATGGTCTGCGAGCTATCAAAGCCGAAATCAAGCAACAAGAGCAGGCGCTGCAGGACGTTCGTAATAAGAGCGTTGCCACTCAAAAAGACATGCGTAGCCAGGAGAAGGAGCTGGAGGGGCTGATCAAGGCGATTTATGCGATGGGCGGCGATAAGGAGGGATTGAAGGTTATTCTGAATCAACACAATCCGGCTGTATCAAGCCGGATGCTGGTTTACTACGACTACGTTAGCAAGGCCCGATTACAAAAACTTGAGGCCATGGCTGAAGATTTCAAGGTTTTGCGGCAGTTGGAGGCGCAAAAAGACACAGAAACCCAGCTATTGCAGGTGTCGCTCGAAAAGAAACAACAAGAAACCGAGGTGATGCAGACGCTGAGAAAGCAGCGAGAAGTCTTGCTTGCCAGCATTGAGCAAGACTATGCATCGAAAAGCGTTCAGATGGCTGGTTTGATGCATGACGAGAAAAAATTGCAGGCCTTGGTAGCATCATTACAGAAAACTGATGATAATGAAGCTCACGAACCCACGGTTGAACCGGAGCTCGTGCTTGAAAAGCACGAAAAACCTGCGGAGCAACCCGAGCCACCTAAAAAAACCGAAGTGAATCTGGTTCGCGAGCCCGCGGGCCTCTCTTTTGCCGAGTTGCAAGGAAAACTGCCTTGGCCGGTGCAAGGTGCAATAACTGATCGTTTTGGCAGTCGCCGTTACGAGACAACCTGGGATGGTGTGGTGATTAGTGCCCGCGAAGGTGCCGATATTCATGCCGTTACTGCTGGGAGAGTTGTTTATGCCGATTGGTTGCGAGGTTATGGTTTGATGATAATTGTCGATCACGGTAAAGGTTATATGAGTTTGTATGCATTCAATCAAAGTTTGCATAAAAACGTGGGAGAGCATGTTAGGGCTGGCGAGACACTGGCTTCGGTTGGGCGTAGCGGTGGGCGTGCGGATGCAGCGTTGTACTTTGGCATAAGGAAAAAAGGTCGGCCCATTAATCCCGAGCAATGGTGCCGCAAACCGGCCAAGGGTTAA
- a CDS encoding NAD(P)H-dependent glycerol-3-phosphate dehydrogenase has translation MPPSISILGAGSWGTALAVQAARNGCDTLLWGHNPKHIAALKQTGENNRYLPGVYFPKNLQFTDNLREVVTFSPVLLISVPSHAFRGTMAQIRPMLSESSRIAWATKGFDCQDGALLSEVAAQILGANIESAVLSGPTFAQEVAADLPTALTIASTSESFAAQLSDRLHNQRFRIYTSNDIIGVQVGGACKNVLAIGAGIADGLGFGANTRAALITRGLTEIMRLGIKLGGQADTFMGLAGLGDLILTCTDNQSRNRRFGLALGQGKEQQYALNEINQEVEGISAAKEAYRLSQKHGVEMPITEQVYKVLFEHLPPKQAVQNLLTRDQKSETL, from the coding sequence ATGCCACCATCAATCAGCATTCTTGGTGCCGGTTCTTGGGGAACGGCTTTAGCGGTACAGGCAGCCAGAAATGGCTGCGACACCCTTTTGTGGGGCCATAATCCCAAACATATAGCAGCGCTAAAGCAAACCGGCGAAAACAACCGTTACTTGCCGGGCGTCTATTTTCCCAAAAATCTGCAATTCACCGACAACCTTAGGGAGGTCGTGACTTTCAGCCCGGTGCTGCTTATTTCGGTCCCCAGCCACGCCTTTAGAGGCACCATGGCGCAAATCAGGCCAATGCTCAGCGAAAGCTCGAGAATTGCCTGGGCGACCAAGGGTTTCGATTGCCAAGACGGCGCATTGCTAAGCGAGGTAGCAGCACAAATATTGGGCGCCAATATCGAAAGCGCCGTACTCTCTGGACCTACGTTTGCACAAGAAGTCGCCGCCGACCTGCCGACTGCGCTAACCATCGCCTCTACCTCGGAAAGCTTTGCCGCCCAACTCAGCGATAGACTGCACAACCAACGATTCAGAATTTACACCAGCAACGATATTATTGGCGTACAGGTGGGCGGAGCTTGCAAAAATGTTCTGGCAATCGGCGCCGGCATAGCCGACGGCCTTGGCTTTGGTGCCAATACCCGAGCAGCACTGATCACGCGCGGCCTGACCGAAATTATGCGACTCGGCATCAAGCTTGGCGGCCAAGCTGACACTTTTATGGGACTAGCCGGACTCGGCGACCTGATTTTGACGTGCACCGATAATCAATCCAGAAACCGCCGCTTTGGCCTGGCATTAGGACAGGGCAAAGAACAACAGTACGCTTTAAACGAAATCAATCAGGAAGTAGAAGGCATATCGGCGGCCAAAGAAGCATACCGGCTATCGCAAAAACATGGGGTCGAAATGCCCATTACCGAACAAGTCTACAAAGTCCTTTTCGAACACCTACCCCCCAAACAAGCCGTCCAAAATCTGCTGACGCGAGATCAAAAATCGGAAACCCTGTAA
- a CDS encoding S41 family peptidase: MLKNRNILILLVGFILGATLSLCSSVLAEKETPVPSKADDLQALPFDELRTFTEIFGRIKQDYVEPVSDKKLLEDAIRGMLSGLDPHSAYLASEEYKELQEGTTGQFGGLGIEVGMENGFVKVVSPIDDTPAQRAGIKAGDLIVRLDDKPVKGMTLADAVKIMRGEPGSDIVLTVVREGEEAPLKFTLTRDIIKVKSVKNKLLEKNYGYLRISSFQSGTGQGLLDAVDELKKENEGPLKGVVLDLRNNPGGVLNAAVDVSDAFIESGLIVYTEGRIKNSEMRFSATPDDVINGAPIVVLINGGSASASEIVAGALQDHKRAIIMGEKSFGKGSVQTILPTSNGAAVKLTTARYFTPSGRSIQAQGIEPDVTLARVKLESLDKAKIESIKEADLTHHLTNGNAKPEKKSEDEDKDDAKDQPEKGDAAESSEAEIRDYPLHEALNLLKGISIIRK, from the coding sequence ATGCTAAAAAACAGAAATATTTTGATTTTATTGGTCGGTTTTATTTTAGGTGCGACACTGAGTTTGTGTAGCAGTGTCCTGGCGGAAAAGGAAACGCCTGTTCCGAGCAAGGCGGATGATTTACAGGCCTTGCCTTTCGATGAATTACGGACATTTACCGAGATATTCGGGCGTATCAAACAGGATTATGTCGAGCCTGTATCCGACAAAAAACTGTTGGAAGATGCGATCCGCGGTATGTTGTCCGGTCTTGATCCGCACTCGGCTTATCTGGCTAGCGAAGAATATAAAGAGTTGCAAGAAGGCACCACTGGCCAATTTGGCGGCTTGGGTATTGAAGTGGGCATGGAAAACGGTTTCGTAAAAGTCGTTTCTCCGATCGACGATACACCTGCGCAACGTGCTGGCATTAAGGCGGGCGATTTAATCGTGCGACTGGACGACAAGCCGGTTAAAGGCATGACACTGGCCGACGCAGTAAAAATTATGCGTGGTGAACCAGGTAGTGACATCGTATTGACCGTTGTTCGCGAAGGTGAAGAAGCGCCGCTGAAATTTACATTGACCCGTGACATCATCAAAGTCAAAAGCGTTAAAAACAAGCTGCTGGAAAAAAATTACGGTTACTTGAGAATCAGTAGCTTTCAATCGGGTACTGGCCAGGGCTTGTTGGATGCAGTTGACGAACTAAAAAAAGAAAACGAAGGCCCGCTGAAAGGGGTCGTGTTGGATTTGCGTAATAACCCTGGCGGTGTTTTGAATGCTGCTGTCGATGTTAGCGATGCGTTTATCGAGTCCGGTTTGATCGTTTATACCGAAGGCAGAATCAAAAACTCAGAAATGCGTTTTAGTGCAACGCCAGACGATGTGATTAACGGCGCGCCGATTGTGGTGTTGATCAATGGCGGTTCGGCGTCGGCATCGGAAATTGTTGCCGGTGCGCTGCAGGATCACAAGCGCGCCATCATTATGGGTGAGAAGTCTTTTGGGAAGGGCTCCGTGCAAACTATTCTGCCAACCAGCAATGGTGCGGCGGTCAAGCTAACTACGGCGCGTTACTTTACGCCTTCCGGTCGCTCCATTCAGGCGCAGGGCATAGAGCCTGATGTGACTTTGGCAAGAGTGAAGTTGGAGTCGCTGGATAAGGCTAAAATCGAATCGATTAAAGAAGCTGATTTGACGCATCACTTGACTAACGGTAATGCCAAGCCGGAGAAAAAATCCGAAGATGAGGATAAAGACGATGCGAAAGATCAGCCTGAAAAGGGTGATGCCGCTGAATCTTCAGAAGCGGAAATTCGCGATTACCCTTTGCATGAGGCGTTAAATCTGCTGAAAGGCATCAGCATTATCAGAAAGTAG